In a genomic window of Pirellulales bacterium:
- a CDS encoding ABC transporter ATP-binding protein, with protein MTQVPLAAIVMIVAHQVRMEFPNGTLAVDGASLRIDAGEFVSLLGPSGCGKSTLLRMIAGLIPPTAGTLEAPWLGGRRDAARLGFVFQEPTLLPWATAWSNVHLPLRLADRSRTEAAPAVDEALAMVGLAEFADAYPRELSGGMKMRVSVARALATRPEALLLDEPFAALDEITRNRIDDDLLRLWREQRWSALFVTHSVYESVYLSTRVAVMSSRPGRIVEEIEIDLPQPRTAELRGTARFAESCAVVSAALQRAAGDEARAAS; from the coding sequence ATGACACAGGTCCCGCTCGCCGCAATTGTCATGATTGTCGCTCACCAAGTCCGCATGGAGTTTCCCAACGGCACGCTGGCCGTCGACGGGGCGTCGCTGCGCATCGATGCGGGGGAGTTCGTCAGCCTGCTTGGCCCCTCGGGGTGCGGCAAGAGCACGCTGTTGCGGATGATCGCCGGCCTGATTCCGCCGACCGCAGGCACGCTGGAAGCCCCTTGGCTCGGCGGCCGACGAGACGCGGCTCGCCTGGGGTTCGTCTTCCAAGAGCCGACGTTGCTGCCGTGGGCCACTGCGTGGTCGAACGTGCATTTGCCGCTGCGGCTGGCCGATCGCTCTCGCACCGAGGCGGCCCCGGCCGTCGACGAGGCCCTCGCCATGGTCGGGCTCGCCGAGTTTGCCGACGCCTACCCCCGCGAACTCTCGGGGGGGATGAAGATGCGGGTCTCGGTCGCCCGCGCCCTCGCGACCCGGCCCGAGGCGCTATTGCTCGACGAACCCTTCGCCGCGCTCGACGAAATCACGCGCAACCGAATCGACGACGACCTGCTCCGCCTGTGGCGCGAACAACGATGGTCCGCGCTGTTCGTCACGCACAGCGTCTACGAGTCGGTTTACTTGTCGACGCGGGTCGCGGTCATGTCCTCGCGCCCGGGGCGGATCGTCGAGGAGATCGAGATCGATCTCCCTCAACCCCGTACCGCCGAGCTTCGCGGCACGGCACGCTTCGCCGAGTCGTGCGCCGTGGTCTCGGCGGCGCTGCAGCGAGCCGCCGGCGACGAAGCCCGGGCGGCAAGTTGA
- a CDS encoding glycoside hydrolase family 28 protein — MLLAAIGVAPATASCAESKPAQAADPWIEAAAIVARIVPPTFPAHEFSVADFGATADANADCTTAFRAAIAACNEAGGGRVVVPAGVFRTGPIHLASRVELHLSEGAQIVFSDAFADYLPPVLVRVGGVELYNYSPLVYARDATDVAVTGKGKLDGNAGAWWDWKSRETRRGFELAAAGVPVEKRVFGVPEAAIRPSFVSLVNCRNVLFEDFTIGSGPNWTIHPVYCENVTIRRVQVTTDGPNNDGVDPDSCRDVLIEDCVFDTGDDCVVLKSGYNEDGWRVARPTENVVMRRCTSLRGHGGLVVGSEMSGDVRNVFMEDCEFQGTDRAIRIKSRADRGGVVERIYARNLRLRDMQREAIILNMDYGSDRSELKHVRPPVFRDMAFEGIESDGSPAAIVMQALPDSPIENVVVRNSRFSARTGVHANHVRNLRFENVGVVPERGPAYALADAADVTIANPRVPAGVRPFVKLSGANSRNVVIGGADVDLAAGAVELGDEVPRDAVVVK; from the coding sequence GTGCTGCTGGCGGCAATTGGAGTCGCTCCCGCAACGGCCTCGTGCGCCGAGAGCAAACCTGCCCAAGCGGCCGACCCCTGGATCGAAGCGGCGGCGATCGTCGCGCGGATCGTGCCGCCGACCTTCCCGGCGCACGAGTTCTCCGTCGCCGATTTCGGCGCCACAGCCGACGCGAACGCTGATTGCACCACGGCGTTTCGCGCCGCAATCGCGGCATGCAACGAGGCGGGCGGGGGACGCGTCGTCGTTCCCGCCGGCGTCTTTCGCACGGGCCCGATCCATCTGGCAAGCCGCGTCGAACTCCACCTGTCCGAAGGCGCGCAGATCGTCTTCAGCGACGCGTTCGCCGACTATCTCCCTCCGGTGCTGGTGCGGGTGGGCGGGGTCGAACTGTACAACTACTCGCCGCTCGTCTATGCCCGCGACGCGACCGACGTCGCCGTCACCGGCAAGGGAAAGCTCGACGGCAACGCGGGCGCCTGGTGGGATTGGAAATCGCGCGAGACGCGCCGCGGATTCGAACTCGCCGCCGCCGGAGTCCCCGTCGAGAAGCGCGTGTTCGGCGTTCCCGAGGCCGCGATTCGTCCCAGCTTCGTCTCGCTGGTGAACTGCCGCAACGTGCTGTTCGAGGACTTCACGATCGGCAGCGGCCCCAACTGGACGATCCATCCCGTGTACTGCGAGAACGTGACGATCCGCCGCGTGCAAGTGACGACCGACGGCCCCAATAACGACGGCGTCGACCCCGACTCGTGCCGCGACGTGCTGATCGAGGACTGCGTGTTCGACACGGGGGACGACTGCGTCGTGCTCAAGTCCGGCTACAACGAAGACGGCTGGCGCGTCGCTCGGCCGACGGAAAATGTGGTCATGCGCCGGTGCACCAGCCTCCGCGGCCATGGCGGGCTGGTCGTCGGCAGCGAGATGTCGGGAGACGTGCGGAACGTCTTCATGGAGGACTGCGAGTTCCAGGGGACCGACCGGGCGATTCGCATCAAGTCGCGCGCCGATCGCGGCGGAGTCGTCGAGCGGATCTACGCCCGGAATCTCCGCCTTCGCGACATGCAGCGCGAGGCGATCATCCTGAACATGGACTACGGATCCGACCGCAGCGAGCTGAAACACGTGCGGCCTCCCGTGTTCCGCGACATGGCGTTCGAGGGGATCGAAAGCGACGGTTCGCCGGCGGCGATCGTCATGCAGGCGCTTCCCGACTCGCCGATTGAGAACGTCGTCGTCAGAAACAGCCGGTTCTCCGCCCGGACCGGGGTCCACGCAAACCATGTTCGCAACCTGCGGTTCGAGAACGTCGGCGTCGTCCCCGAACGGGGCCCGGCGTACGCACTGGCCGACGCGGCGGACGTGACGATCGCCAATCCGCGCGTTCCCGCGGGCGTGCGGCCGTTTGTGAAACTCAGCGGGGCCAATTCTCGCAACGTCGTCATCGGCGGCGCCGACGTCGATCTCGCCGCCGGCGCGGTCGAACTCGGCGACGAAGTCCCGCGCGACGCCGTCGTCGTCAAGTAG
- a CDS encoding MFS transporter translates to MHPFPANSNEAIGRTRWVVCGLLFFSVAINYIDRLVIGILKKPLSAELGWSDADYGYIAAGFSFAYAFGYLFGGRLMDRFGVKRGLPIFVFCWSLAATAHGLVGLIGVDEVFRIRYPWYSRTEGGLALVTLVMPMTAAGFMLARIGLGLTEGGNFPGAIKAVAEWFPVKERALATGWFNAGTNVGAILCPIMVPWLYQRIGWQSTFYLTGAIGFLWVAAWCLTYEAPERHPRVSAAELAYILGDRAPVVTSPARVPWLSLLRHRAVWAYIFASMLAGPAWGFYQFFVPDFLDKRFSLSLQATGWWTGAFFAVAAVGGVVGGWLSGRLMEQSWSVNAARKISLLICALAVVPVFLAPFASTVWGAVLIVGLAGSAHQGWSANLYSVVSDTMPREAISSVVGLGGFLCFFTGGFVNAFTGLILEKTGSYVFVFAYFSGMYLLSLLLIHVLVPRIGAVEPPSP, encoded by the coding sequence ATGCACCCCTTCCCCGCCAACTCGAACGAAGCAATCGGTCGCACCCGGTGGGTCGTCTGCGGGCTGTTGTTCTTTTCGGTCGCCATAAACTACATCGATCGGCTGGTCATCGGCATTCTCAAGAAGCCGCTCAGCGCGGAACTCGGCTGGAGCGACGCGGATTACGGCTATATCGCCGCCGGGTTCTCCTTTGCGTACGCCTTCGGCTATCTCTTCGGCGGACGGTTGATGGATCGCTTCGGCGTCAAACGCGGGCTGCCGATCTTCGTGTTCTGTTGGAGCCTGGCGGCCACGGCGCACGGACTGGTCGGCCTCATCGGCGTCGACGAGGTGTTCCGGATTCGCTACCCCTGGTACTCGCGAACCGAGGGGGGGCTGGCGCTCGTGACGCTCGTCATGCCGATGACCGCCGCGGGATTCATGCTCGCGCGCATCGGCCTGGGGCTCACCGAGGGGGGCAATTTTCCGGGGGCGATCAAGGCGGTCGCCGAATGGTTTCCCGTCAAGGAACGCGCCCTGGCGACCGGCTGGTTCAACGCCGGCACGAACGTCGGTGCGATTCTGTGCCCGATCATGGTGCCGTGGCTCTACCAGCGGATCGGTTGGCAGTCGACCTTCTACCTGACCGGGGCTATCGGATTCCTGTGGGTCGCCGCGTGGTGCCTGACGTACGAAGCCCCGGAGCGTCATCCCCGAGTCTCGGCAGCCGAATTGGCGTACATCCTGGGCGACCGAGCGCCGGTCGTCACGTCGCCGGCGCGAGTTCCGTGGCTCTCCTTGCTGCGGCATCGGGCCGTCTGGGCGTATATCTTCGCCAGCATGCTGGCTGGGCCGGCTTGGGGGTTTTACCAGTTCTTCGTCCCCGACTTTCTCGACAAGCGATTCTCCCTGAGCCTGCAAGCCACGGGCTGGTGGACCGGCGCGTTCTTTGCCGTAGCCGCCGTGGGGGGAGTCGTCGGAGGGTGGCTGTCGGGTCGCCTCATGGAGCAAAGCTGGAGCGTCAATGCGGCTCGCAAGATTTCGCTCCTGATTTGCGCTTTAGCGGTCGTTCCCGTCTTTCTCGCCCCCTTTGCGTCGACGGTTTGGGGGGCGGTGCTTATCGTGGGATTGGCGGGTTCGGCCCACCAGGGCTGGTCGGCCAACTTGTACAGCGTCGTCTCCGACACGATGCCCCGCGAAGCGATCAGTTCCGTCGTCGGGCTGGGGGGCTTTCTCTGCTTCTTCACGGGCGGCTTCGTGAACGCGTTCACGGGACTGATTCTCGAAAAGACAGGCAGCTACGTTTTCGTATTCGCATATTTCTCCGGAATGTATTTGCTCTCCTTGCTGTTGATCCACGTGCTGGTTCCGCGCATCGGAGCAGTTGAACCTCCTTCGCCATGA
- a CDS encoding sodium:proton antiporter, with protein sequence MDLFELIAALLTLSAVFASINARWLRLPTTIGLMAIALVFSLMLIALGHWIPGVERQAEKIISSVDFNKTLMHGMLGFLLFAGALHVNLNDLKEQKWLIAMLASVGVALSTALTGLLAWCIFRAVGIEARFIYCLLFGALISPTDPIAVLAILKQAGAPKNLETKITGESLFNDGLGVVIFLGLWEIATGQHGFDVPHLAELFLQEAVGGAVFGWLLGYFAFRLLKSMDNYSVEVLVSLAVAAGGYAVANALHLSGPIAMVVAGLLIGNHGRSFAMSDKTVEHLDTFWELIDEILNAVLFVLIGLEVVVFTFTGQYLAAGLLMIPAVLAARFVSVGLPIALQRSSRVLHPQATRILTWAGLRGGISVALALSIPATAFDGQPIPEREPIVAITYIVVVFSVLVQGLTIGTVLRRLVPPDSTRGAATEPTVG encoded by the coding sequence ATGGATCTGTTCGAACTGATTGCCGCGTTGCTCACCCTGTCAGCGGTGTTTGCGTCGATCAACGCCCGTTGGCTGCGGTTGCCGACGACCATCGGTCTGATGGCCATCGCGTTGGTGTTTTCGCTCATGCTGATCGCGCTGGGGCATTGGATCCCCGGCGTCGAACGGCAGGCCGAGAAGATCATCTCAAGCGTCGACTTCAACAAAACGCTTATGCACGGCATGCTGGGATTCCTGCTGTTCGCGGGGGCGCTGCACGTCAATCTCAACGACCTTAAGGAACAGAAGTGGTTGATCGCCATGCTCGCGTCGGTCGGGGTCGCCCTCTCGACCGCGTTGACCGGACTGCTGGCGTGGTGCATATTTCGGGCCGTCGGGATCGAAGCCCGCTTCATCTACTGCCTGTTGTTCGGGGCGTTGATCTCGCCGACCGATCCGATCGCCGTTTTGGCCATTCTCAAGCAAGCCGGCGCCCCCAAGAATCTTGAGACCAAGATCACCGGCGAGTCGCTGTTCAACGACGGCTTGGGGGTGGTCATCTTCCTGGGGCTGTGGGAGATCGCCACCGGGCAACATGGGTTCGACGTCCCTCATCTCGCCGAGTTGTTTCTGCAGGAGGCCGTCGGAGGAGCCGTCTTCGGTTGGCTGCTGGGATACTTCGCTTTTCGCCTGCTGAAATCGATGGACAACTACTCTGTCGAGGTGCTCGTGTCGCTCGCCGTCGCCGCCGGCGGGTACGCCGTGGCGAACGCGCTGCATCTCTCCGGCCCCATTGCCATGGTCGTCGCGGGGCTGTTGATCGGCAACCACGGCCGCTCGTTCGCCATGTCGGACAAAACGGTCGAGCACCTCGACACGTTCTGGGAACTGATCGACGAGATCCTCAACGCGGTTTTGTTCGTGCTGATCGGGCTGGAGGTCGTCGTGTTCACTTTCACCGGCCAGTATCTGGCGGCGGGACTGCTGATGATCCCCGCGGTGTTGGCGGCGCGGTTCGTTTCGGTGGGACTGCCGATTGCGCTGCAGCGGTCGTCGCGCGTCCTGCATCCGCAGGCGACGAGAATCCTCACTTGGGCCGGGTTGCGAGGCGGGATCTCCGTGGCGCTCGCCTTGTCGATCCCGGCGACCGCGTTCGACGGTCAACCGATCCCCGAGCGGGAGCCGATTGTTGCGATTACCTACATCGTGGTTGTTTTTTCGGTCTTGGTGCAGGGACTCACGATCGGCACGGTGCTGCGTCGGCTTGTGCCGCCGGATTCGACCAGGGGTGCGGCAACCGAACCGACGGTCGGATGA
- a CDS encoding DUF1559 domain-containing protein → MFARRRSIAVAAAFTLVELLVVIAIIGVLVALLLPAVQAAREAARRSQCLNNLKQLGLAAQLHESAKKAFPEGVRVWNLNAGSAHGNASFGWGGLSLPYIEQTALGQQYTAIPNFPDYNWQTATGPGGSPNAGELSKTPLPVFMCPSDVMGPINEYYNSAKDPFAKSNYVGIAGAYGAEDGRNSNPLLFVNPKDLANDPPFNDNHRRIMGNSLGVFGGAMKSQVREIEDGLSNTLMIGERSGEVAIDPAAPPAAYWTGAIRARWVNSTLANVRNHESFLINGTNKYGTSSMHVGGANFTRADGSVNFISEDIDGALWEALGTRAGGEALAAN, encoded by the coding sequence ATGTTCGCTCGACGTCGTTCGATTGCGGTTGCCGCGGCTTTTACGCTCGTAGAACTGTTGGTCGTGATCGCCATCATCGGCGTGCTCGTCGCCCTGTTGCTGCCGGCCGTGCAGGCCGCCCGCGAGGCGGCTCGGCGCAGCCAATGTCTGAACAATCTCAAGCAACTGGGGCTCGCGGCGCAGCTGCACGAGTCGGCGAAGAAGGCGTTCCCCGAAGGCGTGCGAGTCTGGAACCTCAACGCCGGTTCGGCGCACGGCAACGCCTCGTTCGGCTGGGGCGGTTTGTCGCTTCCCTACATCGAGCAAACCGCGTTGGGGCAGCAATACACGGCGATCCCCAACTTCCCCGACTACAACTGGCAAACCGCGACAGGCCCCGGCGGGAGTCCCAACGCCGGAGAATTGTCGAAGACCCCGCTGCCGGTGTTCATGTGCCCCTCGGACGTCATGGGGCCGATCAACGAGTACTACAACAGCGCCAAGGACCCCTTCGCCAAGTCGAACTACGTCGGCATCGCCGGCGCCTACGGAGCCGAAGACGGTCGAAACTCCAACCCGCTGCTGTTCGTCAATCCCAAAGACTTGGCCAACGATCCGCCGTTCAACGACAACCATCGCCGAATCATGGGCAACTCGCTGGGGGTCTTCGGCGGGGCGATGAAGTCGCAGGTTCGCGAGATCGAGGACGGGTTGAGCAACACCCTGATGATCGGCGAACGCTCCGGCGAAGTGGCGATCGACCCCGCCGCCCCCCCGGCCGCGTACTGGACCGGCGCCATCCGCGCACGGTGGGTCAACAGCACCCTGGCGAACGTACGCAATCACGAAAGCTTCCTCATCAACGGCACGAACAAGTACGGCACGTCGAGCATGCACGTCGGCGGGGCGAACTTCACCCGCGCCGACGGTTCGGTGAACTTCATCTCCGAGGATATCGACGGCGCGTTGTGGGAGGCGCTCGGCACCCGCGCCGGCGGCGAGGCGCTCGCCGCGAACTGA
- a CDS encoding substrate-binding domain-containing protein translates to MKRRKEIALAFPRGAHQEVFIEGVLQYAREKNCQWSFIVAPEWSSVSLTNLTGWPGDGVIAALNTPEEARCAEKSELAIVNISGVLAESPSPRLMVDNRAIGVLGAKHLLERGFKRFAYYGIRGVRYSDDRCRGFRETIAAAGFAVDSLAVPSTFTIRGTSWLGQQRELSAWLETLEVPCGLLAVSDARARQAIEGCHDLGINVPDQIAILGVDDQQIICEHCHPRISSIARNNVLEGYQAARLLDQMMKKRKVARFERLVPPLGVVERESTATLAVTDERLKRALDYFHANIEDPVSVKEICAQVDVSRRWLEYAFRDALGESPFNYIRRRRLQHARQLLGDEPDLKIDHIARRTGYTSANQLAKAFRQEFGLSPRQYRKSLG, encoded by the coding sequence ATGAAACGACGCAAAGAGATCGCGCTGGCGTTTCCGCGCGGCGCCCATCAAGAAGTGTTCATCGAAGGCGTCCTGCAGTACGCCCGCGAGAAGAACTGCCAGTGGTCGTTCATCGTCGCCCCCGAGTGGAGTTCCGTCTCGCTGACCAATCTGACGGGCTGGCCGGGGGACGGGGTCATCGCCGCGCTGAACACCCCGGAGGAGGCCCGCTGCGCCGAAAAGTCCGAGTTGGCGATCGTCAACATCTCGGGGGTGCTCGCCGAATCGCCGTCCCCGCGGCTGATGGTCGACAATCGGGCCATTGGCGTGCTGGGGGCCAAGCACTTGCTGGAGCGAGGGTTCAAACGCTTCGCCTACTACGGCATTCGCGGAGTCCGTTACTCCGACGATCGCTGCCGCGGGTTTCGCGAAACGATTGCCGCCGCGGGGTTCGCCGTCGATTCGCTGGCCGTTCCGTCCACGTTCACCATCCGCGGCACCTCGTGGCTCGGGCAGCAACGGGAACTGTCGGCGTGGCTGGAAACGCTCGAAGTCCCCTGCGGGCTGCTCGCCGTCTCGGACGCCCGGGCCCGGCAGGCTATCGAGGGATGCCACGATTTGGGGATCAACGTGCCTGACCAAATCGCCATCCTCGGCGTCGACGATCAGCAGATCATTTGCGAACACTGCCACCCGAGGATCAGCAGCATCGCTCGCAACAACGTCCTCGAGGGCTATCAGGCCGCGCGACTGCTCGACCAGATGATGAAAAAGCGAAAAGTCGCGAGATTCGAGCGTCTGGTCCCCCCGCTGGGAGTCGTCGAGCGCGAGTCGACTGCGACCCTGGCGGTCACCGACGAGCGCTTGAAGCGGGCTCTCGATTACTTTCACGCCAACATCGAGGACCCGGTGTCGGTCAAGGAGATCTGCGCCCAGGTCGACGTCTCCCGGCGCTGGCTCGAGTACGCGTTTCGCGACGCCCTGGGCGAATCCCCCTTCAACTACATCCGTCGTCGCCGCCTGCAGCACGCCCGACAATTGCTCGGCGACGAGCCCGATCTGAAAATCGACCACATCGCCCGGCGCACGGGCTACACCTCGGCCAATCAACTGGCCAAAGCGTTTCGCCAGGAGTTTGGCCTGTCTCCCCGGCAATACCGCAAGTCGCTGGGATGA
- the pelA gene encoding pectate lyase — protein MNCRTSSRLADLPALYAFWTLASLLLVATADAEPVTLERVEALPAAEQAPWRRYLERSQTRARADAEALAAEVDARGLPAALRAPSGGDFKLSAKAGDPWYAGEEAGRLADVILSYQTPSGGWSKHTGYSRGPRQAGMQWTSQNEPGRSPHYVATFDNRSTTEQLQYLANVWLATQRDDCREAIRRGLDFVFEAQYPHGGWPQVYPLEGDYHDDVTLNDDVLVHVLELLHAVAQGEERFACVDAARRDQAVVAFEAGVASAIRLQVERDGKPTGWCAQYDALTLEPSQARALEPPTLSGAESAQLLKFLMTVPRPSAELVQAIDAGLAWLDEAKVVGLMRGKRDGKTVYEPAPESAEVYWARFYDLQTGKPVFPGRDGVLYDSFADMAANNALGYDYFSTRPGSVLNNGQKKWRKMLAKERLGETAP, from the coding sequence ATGAATTGCCGAACGTCGTCTCGTCTTGCCGACCTGCCGGCGCTGTACGCGTTCTGGACGCTGGCGTCCTTGCTGCTCGTCGCAACCGCAGACGCCGAGCCCGTGACGCTCGAGCGCGTCGAGGCCTTGCCCGCCGCCGAGCAGGCCCCGTGGCGACGCTATCTCGAGCGCTCGCAGACCCGGGCCCGCGCCGACGCCGAGGCGCTCGCGGCCGAGGTCGACGCCCGCGGCCTGCCGGCGGCGCTTCGCGCCCCCAGCGGCGGGGACTTCAAGCTTTCCGCCAAGGCCGGCGACCCTTGGTATGCCGGCGAAGAAGCGGGACGCCTCGCCGACGTGATCCTGTCGTATCAAACTCCCAGCGGCGGTTGGTCGAAGCACACGGGGTACAGCCGCGGCCCGCGCCAAGCCGGCATGCAGTGGACCTCGCAGAACGAGCCCGGCCGATCGCCCCACTACGTGGCGACGTTCGACAATCGCTCGACGACCGAGCAGTTGCAGTACTTGGCCAATGTCTGGCTGGCGACCCAGCGCGACGATTGTCGGGAGGCGATCCGCCGCGGGCTCGATTTCGTGTTCGAGGCCCAGTATCCCCACGGCGGCTGGCCGCAGGTCTACCCGTTGGAAGGGGACTATCACGACGACGTCACGCTCAACGACGACGTGCTCGTCCATGTCCTCGAACTGCTGCACGCCGTCGCCCAGGGAGAGGAACGATTCGCCTGCGTCGACGCCGCACGCCGCGATCAAGCGGTCGTCGCGTTCGAGGCGGGCGTCGCCAGTGCGATCCGTCTGCAAGTCGAGCGCGACGGCAAACCGACAGGTTGGTGCGCCCAATACGACGCGCTGACGCTCGAACCCTCGCAGGCCCGGGCCCTGGAGCCCCCGACCCTCAGCGGCGCCGAAAGCGCCCAGCTCCTGAAGTTCCTGATGACCGTCCCCCGCCCTTCGGCCGAGTTGGTCCAGGCGATCGACGCCGGACTGGCTTGGCTGGACGAAGCGAAGGTCGTCGGCCTCATGCGCGGCAAACGCGACGGCAAGACCGTCTATGAGCCCGCTCCCGAATCGGCAGAAGTCTATTGGGCTCGGTTCTACGACCTGCAAACGGGCAAGCCGGTATTCCCTGGGCGCGACGGCGTGCTCTACGACTCCTTTGCTGACATGGCGGCGAACAACGCTCTCGGATACGACTACTTCTCGACCCGCCCGGGAAGCGTCCTCAACAACGGGCAAAAGAAGTGGCGCAAGATGCTTGCCAAGGAAAGACTCGGCGAGACTGCCCCGTAA
- a CDS encoding glycoside hydrolase 43 family protein produces the protein MNPVASLNELASPAEVVSAPSAAQAAPWTADLGDGRYRNPVLWADYSDPDVVRVGDEYFMTASSFNCTPGLPILRSRDLVNWRLVNHAVQNLPHPRFDLVQPGCGVWAPAIRHHQGKFWIFFAMPDEGIFVVTATDPCGRWSEPRLVQAGRGLIDPCPLWDDDGQAYLVSAFAFSRSGVRHRLQVARMAPDASCLLDEGRIVYEDPEKHPTIEGPKFFKFDDWYYILAPAGGVDTGWQTALRSRSVFGPYEDRVVLAQGETAINGPHQGGLVDATDGSWWFLHFQDAGVYGRVVHLQPVEWRDGWPLMGRLRDPARPGEPVADFASPLLAPHRAPEVPQTTDDFDSPALGLQWQWNANHCDDWCSLAERPGWLRLHAEPAPHGILSSAPRLLLQKFPAPAFAATTLVDLPQESGDLRAGLIVAGRSSAGILVSRSEGVPLIEQFVQDETAPPPPRSHGAAAAGLDQPTWLRVEVALGGLCQFSYSFDGREFIELGRPFPATAGHWIGARVGLAALGSAGFADFDFLRIE, from the coding sequence ATGAATCCTGTCGCTTCGCTCAACGAACTTGCCTCTCCCGCCGAGGTCGTCTCGGCCCCCTCCGCCGCCCAGGCTGCACCATGGACGGCGGATTTAGGGGACGGACGGTATCGCAACCCCGTCCTCTGGGCCGATTACTCCGACCCTGACGTCGTTCGCGTCGGGGACGAGTATTTCATGACCGCCTCTAGCTTCAACTGCACGCCGGGGCTGCCGATCCTCCGCTCGCGCGACTTGGTGAACTGGCGGCTCGTGAACCACGCCGTACAAAATCTGCCTCACCCGCGGTTCGATCTGGTCCAGCCTGGTTGCGGCGTGTGGGCGCCGGCGATTCGTCATCACCAGGGAAAGTTCTGGATCTTCTTCGCGATGCCCGATGAAGGGATCTTCGTCGTCACCGCGACCGACCCCTGCGGTCGATGGTCCGAGCCTCGCCTTGTCCAAGCAGGCCGCGGTTTGATCGATCCGTGCCCCCTGTGGGATGACGACGGACAGGCCTACCTTGTCTCGGCGTTTGCGTTCTCGCGGAGCGGCGTGAGACATCGTTTGCAAGTGGCGCGCATGGCCCCCGACGCCTCCTGCTTGCTCGATGAAGGCCGCATCGTTTACGAGGATCCCGAGAAGCATCCGACCATCGAAGGCCCCAAGTTCTTCAAGTTTGACGACTGGTATTACATCCTCGCCCCGGCTGGCGGCGTCGATACGGGATGGCAGACGGCGTTGCGATCGCGGTCGGTCTTCGGGCCGTACGAGGATCGCGTCGTGCTCGCCCAGGGCGAAACGGCGATCAACGGACCGCACCAAGGGGGCTTGGTCGACGCGACGGACGGCTCCTGGTGGTTTCTCCACTTTCAGGACGCGGGCGTCTACGGCCGCGTCGTTCATCTCCAGCCGGTCGAGTGGCGCGACGGCTGGCCGTTGATGGGTCGGCTTCGCGATCCTGCCAGACCCGGCGAACCTGTTGCAGACTTCGCCAGCCCGTTGCTCGCCCCGCACCGCGCCCCCGAGGTCCCGCAAACGACCGACGACTTCGATTCCCCCGCGCTCGGCTTACAGTGGCAGTGGAACGCCAACCATTGCGACGACTGGTGCTCGCTCGCCGAGCGACCGGGCTGGCTTCGGCTGCACGCCGAGCCGGCCCCGCACGGAATCCTGTCGTCGGCGCCCCGCTTGCTGTTGCAGAAGTTCCCCGCCCCGGCCTTTGCCGCCACGACGCTCGTCGACCTGCCTCAGGAATCAGGAGATCTAAGAGCCGGACTAATCGTCGCGGGGCGCAGCAGCGCGGGAATACTCGTCTCCCGCAGCGAAGGCGTGCCGCTCATCGAGCAGTTCGTCCAGGACGAAACCGCGCCTCCCCCCCCGCGGTCTCATGGCGCCGCAGCCGCTGGACTCGACCAGCCGACATGGCTCCGCGTCGAGGTCGCGCTCGGCGGACTGTGCCAGTTTTCGTACAGCTTCGACGGACGCGAATTCATCGAACTCGGCCGCCCGTTTCCGGCCACGGCCGGTCACTGGATCGGCGCCCGGGTCGGACTCGCGGCGCTCGGCTCCGCGGGCTTCGCCGATTTCGACTTCCTGCGAATCGAGTAA